The following proteins are co-located in the Legionella busanensis genome:
- a CDS encoding transporter substrate-binding domain-containing protein produces MIKKLLCSIFFYIITYSATAFAVVNIGTLQFDPPFVTNGQHLVAAGFDIELMTNICNRLDWECKFIAFKDYDTLLTELINNNIDYAVSGIVITPLDNPNLLFSMPYLLSAGTFVTLKSNTKLIDLSSLANKKVGVLAGRGYGTYLMQNATFNMTIAEYHDQMELFDALYNGKVDAIFMNNYTAMYLMHRYPDYIKLINTSINFASGIGILSRVDNKNNLDKINALLTQFESDGTFVKLYNYHFAFFIK; encoded by the coding sequence ATGATAAAAAAATTACTTTGCAGTATATTTTTTTATATTATTACTTATAGCGCTACGGCTTTTGCTGTAGTTAATATAGGGACATTACAGTTTGATCCTCCATTTGTGACTAATGGTCAACACCTTGTGGCTGCGGGTTTTGATATTGAGCTAATGACAAATATTTGTAATAGATTAGATTGGGAGTGTAAATTTATTGCTTTTAAAGATTATGATACTTTATTAACAGAGCTGATTAATAATAATATTGATTATGCTGTCAGTGGCATTGTTATTACTCCTTTAGATAATCCTAATTTACTATTTAGTATGCCTTATTTATTAAGTGCAGGTACTTTCGTAACACTAAAATCAAATACAAAACTAATTGATCTAAGTTCTTTAGCAAATAAAAAAGTTGGCGTTTTAGCTGGGCGTGGATATGGTACGTATTTGATGCAAAATGCTACTTTCAATATGACAATTGCAGAGTATCATGATCAAATGGAGTTATTTGACGCATTGTATAATGGAAAAGTTGATGCAATTTTTATGAATAATTACACGGCCATGTATCTAATGCATCGCTACCCAGATTATATAAAGCTTATTAATACCTCAATCAATTTCGCTAGCGGAATTGGTATCTTAAGTCGCGTTGATAATAAAAATAATTTAGATAAAATAAATGCACTATTAACTCAATTTGAGTCGGATGGTACTTTTGTAAAACTATATAACTACCATTTTGCTTTTTTTATTAAATAA
- a CDS encoding YchJ family protein, with product MNSFCPCGSLYPYLDCCGLYIEQGQSAPTPEKLMRSRYTAYTRANIAYIKATMHGKPLINFDDVEAENWAKHVKWAGLEIINTYPEVKQDDCKFVEFIASYESEGKMQSIHEKSEFRKFNNKWFYTDSLKPNKLKKAAISRNKPCPCGSNKKYKNCHGRTS from the coding sequence ATGAATTCTTTTTGTCCTTGTGGATCATTATATCCTTATCTAGATTGCTGTGGCCTTTATATTGAACAAGGCCAGTCAGCACCTACTCCAGAAAAATTGATGCGGTCTCGCTATACAGCCTATACTAGAGCAAATATTGCTTATATTAAGGCAACTATGCATGGAAAACCTTTAATAAATTTTGATGATGTGGAGGCTGAAAATTGGGCTAAACATGTTAAATGGGCTGGTTTAGAAATTATTAACACTTACCCTGAAGTCAAGCAGGATGATTGCAAGTTTGTCGAATTTATAGCGTCTTATGAGTCAGAGGGCAAAATGCAATCTATTCATGAAAAAAGTGAATTTCGTAAATTTAACAATAAATGGTTTTATACTGATTCTTTAAAACCAAACAAATTAAAAAAAGCTGCTATTTCTCGTAATAAACCTTGTCCTTGTGGAAGTAATAAAAAATATAAAAACTGCCATGGGCGTACAAGTTAG